In Parasteatoda tepidariorum isolate YZ-2023 chromosome 2, CAS_Ptep_4.0, whole genome shotgun sequence, one DNA window encodes the following:
- the LOC107447874 gene encoding 18S rRNA aminocarboxypropyltransferase isoform X1, with protein sequence MSKQRSRNSGPRNKTNRKSSLRKSKETDSFQDEDVTDSFNELSINEEADGRLQLPEDFRHQIDVPFPVAMWDLGHCDPKKCSGRKLSRLGLVKTLTLGQRFNGIILSPIATKCIGPQDKDIISEWGAAVVDCSWARIEETPFRRMKGHHLRLLPYLVAANPVNFGKPCSLSCVEALAAVFHITGYSELAEAYLKQFKWGHSFLSLNEELLTSYSSCSSSDEILAVQENHLKVLQAERDADKGEIDWPSSGEDSETDEENTAQ encoded by the exons ATGAGCAAACAACGAAGCAGAAACTCTGGTcctagaaataaaacaaatagaaaatccAGTTTGAGAAAAAGCAAAGAAACTGATAGCTTTCAAGATGAAGATGTAACAGATAGTTTCAATGAATTGAGCATTAATGAAGAAGCAG ATGGACGCTTACAACTGCCAGAAGATTTCCGGCATCAAATCGATGTGCCTTTTCCGGTTGCAATGTGGGATTTAGGACATTGTGATCCAAAGAAATGTAGTGGTCGAAAACTTTCCAGATTAGGTTTGGTAAAAACACTGACTTTAGGACAAAGATTCAATGGGATAATATTAAGTCCTATTGCTACAAAATGCATTGGTCCTCAAGATAA agACATTATTAGTGAATGGGGTGCCGCTGTTGTTGATTGTTCTTGGGCTCGCATTGAAGAAACCCCTTTTAGAAGGATGAAAGGTCATCATTTAAGACTCCTCCCATACCTTGTGGCTGCCAATCCTGTAAACTTTGGCAAACCATGTAGTTTATCGTGTGTTGAGGCACTAGCAGCAGTCTTTCATATAACAG gtTACTCTGAGTTAGCAGAAGCCTATTTGAAACAATTCAAATGGGGTCATTCATTTCTATCATTGAATGAAGAATTGTTAACTTCATATTCATCATGCTCATCATCTGATGAAATTCTAGCTGTTCAAGAAAACCACTTAAAAGTTCTCCAAGCCGAACGAGATGCCGATAAGG gaGAAATTGACTGGCCTTCCTCTGGTGAAGATTCTGAAACAGATGAAGAGAACACTGCACAATGA
- the LOC107447873 gene encoding beta-1,4-galactosyltransferase 7-like, whose amino-acid sequence MRSAKKIIIGLLLLLACSITLSVFLIMSSLTSNCSSNIYSKVDFGQKSWSEHRLAVIVPFRDRFDELLRFAPHIHEFLNKQKIPHYIHVINQVDKLRFNRASLINVGYLLARQNCDYIAMHDVDLLPLNPKLSYKYPRNGPFHVAAPELHPKYHYSTFVGGILLLSNEQFELVNGLSNRYWGWGLEDDEFFARMREAKLNISRPQNVNSGIHNTFKHIHDPSARRRDTARLYNQKESTRKRDRVTGLSNVQYQLIQTHQLMIDQAPVIMHNVKLICNRTLTPWCEPKGASLKKL is encoded by the coding sequence ATGAGATCagcaaagaaaataatcataGGACTTTTATTGCTTTTAGCATGCTCGATAACCCTCTCTGTATTTCTAATTATGTCTTCATTAACATCTAATTGCTCATCGAACATTTATTCAAAGGTAGATTTTGGCCAAAAATCTTGGAGCGAGCATCGTCTTGCTGTTATCGTGCCTTTTCGCGATAGATTTGACGAGCTCTTACGATTCGCTCCTCATATTCAtgaattcttaaataaacaaaaaattccaCACTATATACATGTGATTAATCAAGTGGACAAACTACGTTTCAATCGAGCGTCTTTAATAAATGTGGGGTATCTATTAGCTCGTCAAAATTGTGACTACATAGCCATGCATGATGTTGATTTACTACCATTGAACcctaaattaagttataaatatccTAGGAATGGACCATTTCATGTTGCTGCACCTGAGCTCCACCCCAAATACCATTATTCTACATTTGTAGGTGGAATTCTACTGTTATCCAATGAACAGTTTGAACTTGTTAATGGTTTATCGAATAGATATTGGGGATGGGGTCTTGAGGATGATGAATTTTTTGCTAGGATGCGTGAAGCCAAACTGAACATAAGCCGACCCCAGAATGTGAACAGTGGTATTCATAATACTTTCAAACATATCCATGATCCTTCTGCACGCCGCCGCGACACAGCCCGCTTATATAACCAGAAAGAGTCTACAAGAAAAAGAGATCGAGTAACTGGCCTTTCAAATGTACAATATCAGTTGATTCAGACTCATCAATTGATGATTGATCAAGCACCTGTTATAATGCATAATGTCAAACTGATTTGTAATCGGACTTTAACGCCATGGTGTGAACCAAAAGGTGcaagtcttaaaaaattatga
- the LOC107447850 gene encoding ankyrin repeat-containing protein DDB_G0279043-like has translation MTRTPAELHTAITFKNFLSVSQIVESGTNMDKLWRGNTAISCAVYKRAYGILDYLVRKGANVNIRTRDDRMEPPLFAACRLGQLEAIKILLKSTNVDVNQRDFFNHTPLWAAARINSYEIVELLLNNGADICAAQRLVECPLIVALIRRYTSVAHLLIRRGYRVDIDFDSAELHRKPLYITVQHADLETFVLLINAGCQIKKAEWLSPNQLPHDWKNDKKLCKWIDTLQNTPRTLLTLTSCSIRQILVKCHKNIFSEHVGELPIPKELIKLILLV, from the coding sequence atgactAGAACTCCTGCTGAATTACATACcgctataacttttaaaaactttctctcTGTTTCTCAGATTGTTGAATCAGGCACAAACATGGATAAGCTGTGGAGAGGTAACACAGCTATTAGTTGTGCTGTTTACAAAAGAGCATACggtattttagattatttagtAAGGAAAGGTGCAAATGTAAACATACGCACTCGAGATGACAGAATGGAACCACCCCTATTTGCAGCTTGTAGGCTTGGACAATTAGaggctataaaaattttattgaaatcaacAAATGTTGATGTGAACCAAAGAGATTTTTTCAACCACACACCTCTTTGGGCAGCAGCAAGAATAAATTCTTATGAAATAGTTgagctattattaaataatggagCTGATATTTGTGCAGCTCAGCGCCTTGTAGAGTGCCCTCTAATTGTAGCTCTTATTAGAAGATATACGTCTGTTGCTCACCTTTTAATACGTAGAGGATACAGAGTAGATATAGATTTTGATTCTGCTGAATTACACAGGAAGCCACTTTACATAACAGTTCAACATGCTGATTTGGAAACATTTGTTTTGCTCATAAATGCTggttgtcaaataaaaaaagcagagTGGCTTTCACCAAATCAATTACCGCATGACtggaaaaatgacaaaaaattgtgtaaatggATTGATACCTTACAAAATACTCCAAGAACATTGCTCACTTTAACATCCTGTTCCATTCGTCAAATTCTAGTCAAGTGtcacaagaatattttttcggAACATGTAGGAGAATTACCGATTCCtaaggaattaattaaattaatcttgcttgtttag
- the LOC107447865 gene encoding proton-coupled zinc antiporter SLC30A8-like, with translation MENTQNNDNYLPIILSERCPPRKKDSSDSVKNSDKNRLIIASIVCLAIMITEMVGGIVSNSLAVITDAAHLLTDFGAFMVSLLSIWISTKSRTQKMNFGYHRAEVIGALISVLSIWLITGILLYLAIERLRYQNFEIDAFLMLIVAVLAIVANLILAFALLCHKDCLKSLVTPRKFGINVKSAVIHVFGDLLHGIGVLIASLIIYFKPEYKIADPICTFIFSFVVLCTTLKILKDILTVLMEGVPSHISFNDIRKVLFSIPEIVKVHNLRLWSLTMDKVALAAHIVIREGTNPTCVLKKSVQKISKEFDIYEMTLQIEEDGVLMSVGSSSDT, from the coding sequence ATGgaaaatactcaaaataatgataattatctgCCGATTATTTTAAGTGAACGTTGTCCTCCTAGAAAAAAAGATTCATCCGATTccgtaaaaaattctgataaaaatcgATTAATTATTGCATCTATAGTATGTCTAGCCATTATGATAACAGAAATGGTTGGAGGTATTGTTTCTAATAGTCTTGCAGTTATTACAGATGCTGCACACTTGCTTACAGATTTTGGTGCTTTTATGGTTAGTTTGCTCTCGATCTGGATATCCACGAAATCCCGTacgcaaaaaatgaattttggatATCACCGTGCTGAAGTTATTGGTGCATTGATATCAGTACTATCTATTTGGTTAATTACTGGAATATTACTATATTTAGCTATAGAAAGACTTAGATatcagaattttgaaattgatgcTTTTTTAATGCTCATTGTAGCTGTGTTAGCTATAgttgctaatttaattttagcttttgcTCTACTTTGTCATAAGGATTGCTTAAAATCTCTAGTAACTCCTAGAAAATTTGGCATCAATGTGAAATCTGCTGTCATTCATGTATTTGGTGATCTATTGCATGGGATTGGTGTTTTAATTGCTAgccttattatttattttaaaccagaATATAAAATTGCAGATCCAATttgtacatttatattttcttttgttgtgctttgtacaactttaaaaattttaaaagacatcTTGACGGTTTTAATGGAAGGCGTGCCCAGCCACATCAGCTTTAATGATATTCGCAAGGTGCTTTTTTCTATACCAGAAATAGTCAAAGTTCATAATCTGAGATTGTGGTCATTAACAATGGATAAAGTGGCTCTTGCTGCTCATATCGTCATTAGAGAAGGTACAAATCCAACTTGtgtcttaaaaaaatctgtgcagaaaatttctaaagaatttgatatttatgaAATGACTCTTCAGATTGAAGAAGATGGAGTTCTTATGAGTGTTGGTTCAAGCAGTGACACTTAA
- the LOC107447874 gene encoding 18S rRNA aminocarboxypropyltransferase isoform X2, with amino-acid sequence MSKQRSRNSGPRNKTNRKSSLRKSKETDSFQDEDVTDSFNELSINEEADGRLQLPEDFRHQIDVPFPVAMWDLGHCDPKKCSGRKLSRLGLVKTLTLGQRFNGIILSPIATKCIGPQDKDIISEWGAAVVDCSWARIEETPFRRMKGHHLRLLPYLVAANPVNFGKPCSLSCVEALAAVFHITGYSELAEAYLKQFKWGHSFLSLNEELLTSYSSCSSSDEILAVQENHLKVLQAERDADKGEIDWPSSGEDSETDEENTAQ; translated from the exons ATGAGCAAACAACGAAGCAGAAACTCTGGTcctagaaataaaacaaatagaaaatccAGTTTGAGAAAAAGCAAAGAAACTGATAGCTTTCAAGATGAAGATGTAACAGATAGTTTCAATGAATTGAGCATTAATGAAGAAGCAG ATGGACGCTTACAACTGCCAGAAGATTTCCGGCATCAAATCGATGTGCCTTTTCCGGTTGCAATGTGGGATTTAGGACATTGTGATCCAAAGAAATGTAGTGGTCGAAAACTTTCCAGATTAGGTTTGGTAAAAACACTGACTTTAGGACAAAGATTCAATGGGATAATATTAAGTCCTATTGCTACAAAATGCATTGGTCCTCAAGATAA agACATTATTAGTGAATGGGGGGCCGCTGTTGTTGATTGTTCTTGGGCTCGCATTGAAGAAACCCCTTTTAGAAGGATGAAAGGTCATCATCTAAGACTCCTCCCATACCTTGTTGCTGCGAATCCTGTAAACTTTGGCAAACCATGTAGTTTATCGTGTGTTGAGGCACTAGCAGCAGTCTTTCATATAACAG gtTACTCTGAGTTAGCAGAAGCCTATTTGAAACAATTCAAATGGGGTCATTCATTTCTATCATTGAATGAAGAATTGTTAACTTCATATTCATCATGCTCATCATCTGATGAAATTCTAGCTGTTCAAGAAAACCACTTAAAAGTTCTCCAAGCCGAACGAGATGCCGATAAGG gaGAAATTGACTGGCCTTCCTCTGGTGAAGATTCTGAAACAGATGAAGAGAACACTGCACAATGA
- the LOC107447866 gene encoding histone H3.3A: MARTKQTARKSTGGKAPRKQLATKAARKSAPSTGGVKKPHRYRPGTVALREIRRYQKSTELLIRKLPFQRLVREIAQDFKTDLRFQSAAIGALQEASEAYLVGLFEDTNLCAIHAKRVTIMPKDIQLARRIRGERA; this comes from the exons ATGGCTCGTACCAAGCAAACAGCTCGTAAATCTACTGGAGGTAAAGCTCCTCGTAAGCAGCTGGCAACCAAAGCCGCTAGGAAAAGTGCTCCTTCTACAGGTGGTGTGAAGAAACCTCACAGATACAGGCCCGGTACTGTAGCTCTTCGTGAAATTCGTCGTTATCAGAAATCTACTGAGTTGCTAATCAGGAAGTTGCCTTTCCAAAGGCTTGTAAGAGAAATTGCTCAGGATTTCAAAACTGATCTTCGTTTCCAGAGTGCAGCTATTGGAGCTCTGCAG GAAGCTAGTGAAGCGTACTTGGTTGGTCTCTTTGAAGACACAAATCTGTGCGCCATCCATGCCAAACGTGTAACCATCATGCCTAAAGACATCCAGTTGGCTCGGCGAATCCGTGGTGAACGTGCATAA